The following nucleotide sequence is from Triticum dicoccoides isolate Atlit2015 ecotype Zavitan chromosome 7B, WEW_v2.0, whole genome shotgun sequence.
AACTGTGGTGTAGTTCAGTGGGTTGATCCTGTCTGGTTTGATGTACTTAAGAATTGCCTCATCAAGCTGTAGGAAATGTTCCATGAGCAAAACCTTGGCAGGATTCAAGACAAGCATGCATATGAGGATGAGGTTGCCAAGTTGAAGAAGGAGTATGATAATCTTCACACTGGTTATCATAAAATGGTTGATGATGTTAGTAAGATGTTTGACTGGCAGGATGGTGTTGGCAAGATTGACTGTTCAGGGTAGCATGACACCACATTACTTAATTGTTCCAAGCAGTTCAAACAAACCTTGTTCATGGCAACCAACAGAGTTCAGGGCAACAAAGAAAGATAGCAAACTAATTGTCCCAAGCATGCCTAACAAACATAGTTCAGGGCATGACAAATATATGTTTCATAACCATATTACAACATATTCAATGGTTGCCACTAGTTTGAAATACAAAGAAAATTTGCTTGGGGCCTTACTCTTCCTCTTTGAACCAACATCAGCTTGACCTGAGGTTGATGCTACACTTGGAGCATTGAAACATGTTGCAACTGTTGATCTGGTGTTCTTTGCTGGAGATGATGCACTTGACCTAGTGTTGTTGGTTGGTGCTGAAGCTGTTGGGTACTTTCTCTTTCTTGATCCCGCTGTTGAGACTGCAGTACCAGTAGTGGTTGCCCTAACTGAAGCTGCAGCTGGTTTCCTGGCCCTAACTGCATTTGCTGAAGCTGCAGCAGGACCAGAAGCCTGGGTGGCAACATATGATGTGGCCCTAACTGGAGGTGCACTTGTTGTAGGTGGCCTgggtggtgctgaagttgttgggtAGGATGCTCTGTTTTACTACAATTAAAACAAGTAGTAGGTGAAAAATATTGATGCATTGATATTTGCtgcaaaaatttaaaaaatattgtgCATTGGCTTAGTTACCTGGTGCATTGGCTTACTATGGATACAAATGGACTACACCTACAAAACCACAAATCAACTTTTACCATCTTTGCTGACAAGTTCCGCCCATAGAGGAAATAGTGTTAGATAACCGGTTTTCATCAATAAAAACCTCTGGGTCTAGAGTAGCAGCAGAAAAACATGAAACGTGATATGTTTGAATTACAATGTAGTCGATGGAAAATCAGTCTGGTAGCTGGTACCAACCACACACACATGTTTATTTTCACTCCACAAAAGTGATCTTTGATATCCTGAATATGTACGCTACCTGAGCCGTAAAAAGCCCATAATCCTCGCTCACATTTTTTAAATATATTCTAGTACTGAATGTTTGCCATCATATCAAACCTCCGGGTCTAGAATGATTCGAACTCTGGTCGACATTGGAGCTGAACTTGTTATGGTTACTTCTATTGTCCTGCTTGATTGGCCCATGTATGTCAACGTCGTGCCTCTGTCGGCACACCCATGGATCAGCGCAGCGGGCTGCTTAGGCTCCATTGGTAAGCTTATGCTTTCAGAGTTCAGCATTGCAGCAACATATGTCATGGTGGACCGATCTGTCCTGGGCACAAAGCAGTGCCACCTGAGCACATCTCATTATCTCAGTGACTTCATATTTGTCCCCTAACAACGGATCCACAAGCTCATGCAACCTTTAGTCCTTCCACATATGCCAGGGCTGAAAGAATATATTTGACTTTAAAGAAATGCAATGTAAATCTAAATCAATGGTTAAGATTAAAACTCCTTTCTTTACTTAGAAACTGTAGTGAGTCTATTTTCTAGTATTGAGCATAGAAAAATGTTTTTACTCACgtcaccactactagggaaaagcctatgcacagaactttagcagtagcgcgtgttaaaaaagggcgctactggtacatagcagtagcgcgcgcgCTAAAACCGCGTTGCAGAtacacatatagcagtagcgcgtcccgcCGTAAAAGCGCTACTACAAAAATTCCCACCGCTAAGCCGatcggctacacatagtagtagcgctcttttagaAACAGCGCTACCGCTAACTTTGTTGTAATATCAAATTAATATCAAAATCATTCATATGGAGACAATGAAGCAATCCGAAATCCTTGAAGCATATAACATTGACATGAAACCTCAGTCTATTACAGTAGTTCCCATGCCTGAGTTCATGATTAAGCGCATTAGGAAATTCACAGAAGTAAGAACTTACCTACAAATGGTTGTTCTCCGCTTTCACAGAGTTCAGTAGCTCCTTTGTTTGGAAGCCTAAATGTAGGAAAATCATCATTCTTGTGCCACCCATCTTTGGTTTCAACAGTCATAAGAAGTGGGAAACTTCATGCATTTGAGTCTGTGTAACTGAACTTATGGCATAGTACATAACTTGAACATGACACTAAATCAAGTTAACAAGGAAAATTCTTTCTTATATTGACAAAGATACCAGGAATATGGCAAATCATTTTCAATCTTAAGTCAAACAAATTCAATGATGTGGCGTACATCCTGTAATAAGCTACATAATGGAAGAATAATCTGACCTGATGTGACGATTTGAACTATCTATGACTACAGTGAGCACCCCCTCATGAGCCTGCTAGACAATATCAAATATCATCGTTATTGATGTACAACTAACCAGCGCAGACTGTATGATTGAGGTTAGCTGTAGCCCCTCACTCCCCCAATCTCCAATCCTATTGGTCCACAATTAATTACTCATTGTAAAATTCATATCGAATTGTTTAACGGCAATTAACAATCTGCAATTGGACCCCAATTCAGACGCAGTCACTTGAATAGATCAGTCTCTGAAATCAGTAATTTTCCTCAACCAGTGAGGTTTCAGTTTTGATATCAGCTCTGAAATCAGTGAACTTTGATAATACTGACCTTGACACGGCGACTATTTGCAGTAGAATTGTCGACGAGGGCGATGAGCGGGATGAGGCGGATGAACATGTCGATCTCGTGCTGTGCGGCGCGGAGCTCGTCGGCCATCCGGGCTCCCAGGAGCAGGCGGCGGAGGTAGCCGCAGTCCTGGCACGCGGTCACGAGCGCGTAGCACCGCCGCAGAGCGCTGCCGAGCTGCTCCAGCGGCCGCCTGGTGGCCTCCCGCCGCAAAAGATCCTCGAGCTCCAGCTCCCCGAGCAGGCCGCCGACGAGCTCCACGTGCTGCGCGAGCCGCACGCAGGCATCCCGGTGGCGGCGCGCCACCAGGGCGGCCTGCACGACCATGGAGACCAGCCCGAGCGCGTCGACGCCCACCAGCTGCGCCGTGGTGGAGGCTTGCCCCAGGGCGCCCCACAGGCTGCTCGACGGGCTGTCCCATGCGCTCGCCATGCTCGTTGCTCCCCGCTGCACTCGTTGCCGCCATTTACGGGCGCGACACGTATctatcggtgagcttgtgtgtgtcgcCAGCTACTTTGACCATTTTCTTGAGCCAATTACACCACTGGTGTCATGAAAAATCAGTTTAGTGTTAAAACTTGCGGCATACATTGAACTGATGCCATAACTTGGCTTTGACGTGCATATACGGTGCAACTCACGTTTCTATAAGAATAGGCATGCTAACGTGGCATGGGGCCCGTTGTCAGCGACTGAACGACAAAGTGGACGTGTGGCCTGCTATTTAAAAAAAACCTTGAAATTTTTTTGCCCCAAAAAATACTATGCCACAGCAACAAGGGTCGACTTGTCGGCTTCCCACAAATAAATGAAAATTGGTAGACGCGAGTCTCAGGCATTTTGTGTAATAACAGGATGCTGCTGCTATATATATTCTTTGACTATTAAGCGGGCTGCAGTCCCTACAtcccattttctgttttttttcagaaACTTATAGAATATATGCAAATTATAATAGTGTGttataaataatatatatatatatatatgtatgtatgtatgtataaaatAAAGTACATTATAAAGTAATTGTGTATGGAGTTAGCATTTATCCATATAATAAATTATGAATTACAGAATACTTTGCATATTTAATAAGAACATATATTAAATAAATTCTTATATAAGTTTAAACTTGTTCACGGTTTAAAAAAATATTAATGCAATATACAAACGTATTCATGATTTAAGTAAGGGTTTATGTTTTTATATATTTTAATGAATGCTTATATAACTTTAAAAATATTCACAGTTTACAAAAATTCATGTAGTATACAAAAGTGTTCCTGCTTTAAAAAAATTAACAAAAAAAAAACAGTGTAAAATGGGTCGCTGGGACTCCAGCCGACTTAAGTTAGAATGGTTATATGAGTTACGTAATGATGTTTGGTGTGTTCATTTGGCCGGCAGCACTGCAGGCATCAGGTCATGTGATCGAATCCCAGGGCGACAATTTTTGCACAATACTAGCCTCCATCCCTGAGGAAAATATGGGCCCTTGCCA
It contains:
- the LOC119335751 gene encoding cell number regulator 13-like, whose translation is MASAWDSPSSSLWGALGQASTTAQLVGVDALGLVSMVVQAALVARRHRDACVRLAQHVELVGGLLGELELEDLLRREATRRPLEQLGSALRRCYALVTACQDCGYLRRLLLGARMADELRAAQHEIDMFIRLIPLIALVDNSTANSRRVKAHEGVLTVVIDSSNRHIRLPNKGATELCESGEQPFVALAYVEGLKVA